From the Papaver somniferum cultivar HN1 chromosome 2, ASM357369v1, whole genome shotgun sequence genome, the window TGAAATTTACACTCTTTCAAAactaggaaaagaaaaaacaataagaATGGATTTATGGCTATCAAATTAGATTTATCAAAGGCTTTTGATCGTCTTGAGTggacttttatttttgttgtgtTTAAAAAACTGGGTTTTTCTGAAGACTAGTGTCATCTTATTTCTCAATGTATTAGTATTGTGTCATACTCGGTGTTGGTTAATGCCTCCCCTAGTGATATATTTTGTCCTTCTAGAGGAATAAGGCAAGGAGATTGCCTTTCACCCTACATCTTTATATTATGCATGGAAACTTTGTCTCAACTTTTGTTGAAAGGAGAAAAGGACAATCTGATCCAGGGCTTTAAACTCAGGAATCATAGTCCTTCGATATCCCacttgttttttgcagatgactgcatgtTGTTTATGAAAGCCTCCTTAACTAATGCTAGAAATCTTATGAAGATTATTGATACTTTTGCGTAAGCTTCAGGTCAGGCTATAAATTTCTAAAAATCAGGTTTCTTTACTAGCAATAAAATGCATCATAAACATGTCAAACTTTTAGCTAGAACCCTTGGTATTAAATTTCTTAGTACTTCTGAAAAGTATCTTGGTACCCCTTTATTTGTTAATAGAGATAAAACTAAAACTTTTCAATTCCTCATTGATAAATTCTATAGCAGATTAAGTAATTGCAAGAAAACTAACTTGAATGTTGCTGGTAGAACGGTGGTCACTAAACATGTCCTTTCTAGCCTAGCTGTATATCATATGTCTAGTTTTCTTTTCCCTAAAAACATTACTTCTAAGATCGATTCTATTCAGAGAACTTTTTGGTGGTCAAAGAAAGATCCTAGAAGAGCTGCCTACTATCGTTCTTGGGGTGATATTGGTAAATCCAAATTAAATGGTGGTCTTGGAATTAAAAATTCTTTTGCTACTAACAGAGTGTTTATTGCAAAAATTGGTTGGAGATTGTATAAGAATACGGATCATTTAGTATCTAAATTTTTCAAGGATAAGTATTACCCAAATCAAAATCTGCTAGAGATCGACAAAGCTGTTAATTCTGCTTCCTGGACTTGGAAGGGCATAGTAAAAGGTTTGATAATATTTTTTATAAAATTAATGATGGTAAGGCTACAAGTATCTGGTCTTCTAAATGGTTACCTCTCAGTGATTCTCCTCCGACTTCGATTAACCCTAACTTTGTGAATTACAGTTTTGTTAGTGATCTTATTGATGTGCAGAATATTAGTCTTATTACATCGCTGTTTTCTCAGGATGTAGTCAACAAAATACTTGCGCTTAGAATCAATACTAGTAAACATGACACTGTCATGTGGGCTCACACTAGAAATGGAATTTTCACTATTAAATCTGCTTATAAAGTGTATATGAATGAATCTATAACCCCTGAAGATGCTTCTTTTTGGAAGAAAGTTTGGTCTTTAGATTGCCTTCCTAAGATTAAATTTTTTATGTGGAATTTTTTTGCTTATATGTTGTCTGTTAACTCTCTCCTTATGTTGTATAATCCTGCGGTTGATGACAGTTGCCCTCTTTGTAAGAATGAGTCTGAGACTGTGATGCATTTGTTCTTTAAATGTCCCATGGTTGTCCATATTTGGTTTGCTCTCTCCTTGCAGCATTTGGTTGTGGGAATTTGATTGGGTGGATGATATATTTTTGAACTGGTTTAATGGTAGTCTGGGTACTTCTCCCTTTGCTGCTGATTGGCCTAGCATTTGCGTTATAGTAATGTGTCTATATGGAAATTTAAATGTGatgtgtgttagagcatagctcggtcgacctcgcatgtgttgctatcccaagcatgtttgtcaatgttagtgatcaaaactataagtcttgatttctagcctacatagctaagtctcggactaggatagaaaagtgtagttgagctcaaggacttcatggcgattcatcatacaacgacgaagatctatacaaggaaccgtggaatttcatcaacaaaaaggtatgtggagacttgaacttatctatcactcaaaagtctatctcttctatctcctacttcttatgctatatagactagatcatacacatttgacatttcgaactgagaattcattgcttatcttttatctcgaaattgtgtgttggtaaagtgtttcgctttgatcaagtttatcttcacctagtgacgaaagtcatgaaaagtttcaatcactttgagaattgctctgacgtgaatcggtctgtgaataacggctacatagcgtcctctgagaatgtctcaatgattaaaataagagtttagattacataaccatgtattccttgaaccgaagttttcgaactttgttgatcaagagaaatcgggaggattgtggaattggcttgccgagtccgcgaacccagtccgcgaactgtcggaagttctcgaccgagaatttttgctggattttccaaaactcgtttgtgtgctaagtccgcgaactcagtccgtgaacccagtctgcgaactcagtccgcgaacccagtctgcgaactggcggaagttctctttccgagaatttctgctgagttttgaaaactcaaccgattaacttaagtccgcgaacttgtttgtgaacttaagaggttatgatctaatgatgtgctctgaaaatgaaacattaaattactaaggaattctttatgcaaaccgtggatataatgttcatgagccgattcaatcgaatcgaatcatctttgtttcaattgtgtcttgtgtagttacataagatctcatagcaattgaacaaccctttaactagttcatttgagtcaattgaactagttatggtgaagaagaacaaggttaatatgaaatactcatatggttaaccttttgggttaatatgttgaaccaacatacacgtacacgtttgggcatggttttcacgaacccagtaaacgtctactcaagtgtgtgtgaccaCTAGTGGAAAAGGGGGGGTTTCTGACCCACATCCTCGACTCACAATAGCGGTTAATTGACCGTGGACCGGTCAAGACAGTCTGTGGTTCAGAAAAAAAACACAGAAAAGTTCCTCAATCACTAAAAGCGGTCGTTGCATAACAAATTTTTATTACCGTATCAATCTTCTTCAACTACTGATGCCTCGACCGCTGAGGCTCGATGTTTCAGTGGTTAGATTTCCTAGAGATTGATTATGATAATTGACCTACGGCTGTGATTTAATATCTCATTTCTTCATTAAATGCAGAAGAACCTTATCTACTTATCTCTTTTAATTATATTTCTTCTTCTCACCTCTTTCACAGCCGAATTCCTCATCTCTATATCTCTTTCTTGGTTTTTCTCTGAAAGTTTAATGGAGATCGAGTCTGCTTATTGACATCCTCTCTAATATCTTTCATTATCTGCTCTCAATCGACCTTCATCGTCTTCTTATGCAATTTCTCCAGATCCGGAAGGTGGAGTAGAAGTCAATACCCCCAAACAAGAAAGAGATTTCAATGGTAGTTTGTTCTTTCAGTGTTAAAATCCTTCACGCGATTAATTTGTTAATTATCTATGAATCATTCTTATTCATCATGTTCAATTATAGAAATTTAATTTCTAATATTAGGTCAGGGTAAATTTTCAAAGCTCTTGATTTTCCTTGTAATAGTTTTGATTAAGTGTTATCTTTCTTGATTGGGGTTGCGGTTTACTTCAACTGGTTCCTATTGAcggtgtggtggtggtgatgaattagaagatgacTCAGTTTGCTAATAAGATTCCTTATATTGCTTGTATTTTTGTGAGGTTGgttaatttgtttttgttttttttttttcaatttgggaTTTAGGGGTATTCTGGTATCATGAGTTGATGATGTTTTTGGTTGATTCCAGCTGGGTCATTCTTAGATTCCATGACATATCTTTTAAAAGGGCAAGAAACTGAAGGTGGTAACTGGTTATCAAGAATTCTGGGTTTGGTTGCAGGAAGAGATTTGTTATTTGTGATGTTTCGATCTAATtatttttgttgggttttggtgatttgatcaattttttgttttcatgttGATTTTGAAGATGAGGATGACTATTTGTGAAGGACCTTATGGAAAGGGGATGTGTTTGTTTTTCCAGAAGTGGTCAAATACAGGTATGGTTTATTTGGTTGATATCGTTTATGTTTCATCAATGATTTCTTGGCCTCCTAGTGGCAGttgaattatgtttttttttttaactgttcTTTTTATCCTATGAGTTCATTGTTTTGATTATCGCAAAAGGTTGGCTTGTCCTGCTCCAATATGCATATACGAGACAAAAAAGATATGGTTGGATGTCGTTAATCTTAGAGAATGTCAAagagggggttagtcgtgggagagttcgagagattttaatgtatttgggttttctcctgttagtcctgagggagtttgagggagtctctccaaatccccgttagtcgtgggggagtttagaggagtctcctaaactccctagaaaacacccgttagtcgctggggagtttaataaaagctcttgaactccctgttagtcataaaaccctaaaatattagggagttggtttctttggggagtttgaaggagtttttagtgtattttgatctcacaacaaatctctcaaaagagtagagattttagtgtattttggtctcacaaccaaatttggttcaaaatctttc encodes:
- the LOC113352628 gene encoding uncharacterized protein LOC113352628, with protein sequence MHHKHVKLLARTLGIKFLSTSEKYLGTPLFVNRDKTKTFQFLIDKFYSRLSNCKKTNLNVAGRTVVTKHVLSSLAVYHMSSFLFPKNITSKIDSIQRTFWWSKKDPRRAAYYRSWGDIGKSKLNGGLGIKNSFATNRVFIAKIGWRLYKNTDHLVSKFFKDKYYPNQNLLEIDKAVNSASWTWKGIVKGLIIFFIKLMMNISLITSLFSQDVVNKILALRINTSKHDTVMWAHTRNGIFTIKSAYKVYMNESITPEDASFWKKVWSLDCLPKIKFFMWNFFAYMLSVNSLLMLYNPAVDDSCPLCKNESETVMHLFFKCPMVVHIWFALSLQHLVVGI